In Blastopirellula sp. J2-11, a single genomic region encodes these proteins:
- a CDS encoding ELWxxDGT repeat protein: MLTLAAEQLEVRAMLAADTLLQADRLEGEAAAPTITVDAATLVYATESTASNCGTFTGAVTLSASVGTINQNDDGTWFWTLGDVQVSDSQTVTITADDDMTTLTFELTVKSTDFQLLHDTEPGDGINTISQFVRVGDEVYFTSYPSQYPVTLWKTDGTGAGTTIIESTTASFENLIEFKGELYYFRIAGDNPSYDLWKSNGTEEGTVSVFDFSTSNPPISIVEIAVVGDLFYFNVDDGVHGQELWVSNGTAEGTHLVADINPGSTGTEIYDLTATDHYLFFSANDGVHGNELWRTDGTPEGTKRLTDLFPDDRSQRAYNPIASGDVVYFVGFDGFIRVADGDTGETSLLYRSTVDDDVPVQGRNLSNIDGQIYYQDANQLWTTDGTPSGTRAISGAFGDGGGNLVAIAKLNGELYVSVDSYDIGGSNKLWKVSESTSDTTLLASFQSGTVTQALAIANEGALYFRGYDPTLGFQTWRTDGTPEGTTRINSFLALESGTPLPIEGPDGTLIMGIETAQFDREPYVVQLDTPPVITLQPIQLSEDGQSILLSALGTYDLLDSLSELQFDWDLDGDGRYDNASGLLSSISLTELATLGVANISLRVIDTDGQIATRSLVLDSAIPIISVDDSDGIIVNEGSTAENGGRFGHALGGDVELTASVGVVTDNKDGTWSWSYTTLDGPDDTQTVTINAVDGGHQSSISFALVVHNQAPSVTNLQPNVTVMQGMVAVTSGTYSDVAADTVFGTASIGDIVIHDDGTWSWSFDTSQIEPGSDRVHVRLYDEQNSGSEFSFSLIVDPVSPVIEVNNLSLQFVAGSTASNSGTFYSPNGQFAYLSASQGTVIDKGDGTWFWAWHDVPQQPVQTITITVQYGDGSSGFTTFDLAVSAKSDAYLIKDLLDHGSFPNSQPEDFIRLGDAVYFIANNNNNEVGLWRTDGTEEGTLFIHSTGRLSSSNVNYESILNVNGILYFVTFEQGVTTLWISDGTTEGTRSIAEFDSPINYLTVVNGEVFFAADDGLHGFELWKSNGTDVGTVMVADINPYGSSNLFQLAAVNGVLVFTAENGVHGKQIWKSDGSSAGTMPLTELESEISLDFPVNVDGILYFPTLGSSHGYELWKSDGTAEGTGLAFDIVPGEEPSHPNRLRSIDGTFYFQATTPEHGTQLWKLNPASGQVVRLTDFAATPDERIYPLVSFQGDVYFFREFYDASTKQFYRPTELWKISGATGAATVVAQVSSGGLPLRYNVPYELDGKLYFHGYDEVAGSELWMTDGTPEGTVQITDLAQSGLIRRFIHFEDKFIFAASEGYRGVEPYAFNLTSGPVAKIADPRGSDNRQNILLSAFGSYDFQDPVADLQFAWDLDGDGIYDDAVGINPSLSIAEWELPPSWWIGLLVTNSRGISATAAQVVDTQSPYVSVDQIQVQVNLNESVINSGEFGSLQGESVTLSASLGDVVDNGDGTWSWSYTAPTSGPSRHHTVVITADDGFEQSQITFDLFEQNPRPVIEIIDGSHFVLQGDTAIASGTYSDASAAVISMTASIGDLVDHGDGTWSWSYVVPLDAVGTVLVRFSASDADGATTTRFFSPHVTPISAAYITINNSPAATDESGEVQILPADLIQISEWDSFTVNVWVRRDESRTDQLTNVSMNLHYNNARFQLDSFTPSSGVGLLEVSDTSDMLEINANQFDLGDDLVGELLLIGSFRFRPGPESAIANDIEGNYPESFDLEFSLTDVQTKTDIFGEVPGQQVGAPTTQLQVVPYDVDDDGSVSLIDLTYLIRKIGTPVATDPKAYKFDFDRNGAVSLVDLTYLIRNIGKNAYNGGQIQFPKYYQPPVSPLETEALVAQTESVTPAASSSLLEAEEIPPSEPVSPPPNNEEANLDAAFGTLGSLIDCWESSTDDNEVQENFEQAISFAHTQWRPDYVPDWVLQESAVADCVVEHAVELIEELAEEFPRLDQFFDRLKSRFEDR, from the coding sequence GTGTTGACCCTCGCGGCGGAACAGCTCGAAGTGCGCGCAATGCTGGCGGCGGACACGCTGCTGCAAGCCGATCGGCTGGAAGGGGAAGCTGCGGCGCCCACGATCACGGTAGACGCCGCGACGCTCGTCTACGCGACCGAGTCGACTGCCAGCAATTGCGGAACGTTCACCGGAGCGGTCACACTGTCGGCGTCGGTCGGTACGATCAACCAGAACGACGACGGAACCTGGTTCTGGACGTTGGGCGATGTCCAGGTGAGCGATTCGCAAACGGTTACGATCACCGCGGATGATGATATGACGACGCTGACGTTTGAGCTGACGGTGAAGAGCACTGACTTTCAATTGCTTCACGATACGGAGCCAGGCGATGGAATTAATACCATCTCGCAATTTGTGCGAGTTGGCGACGAGGTTTATTTCACCTCTTATCCGAGCCAGTATCCCGTTACGCTTTGGAAAACTGACGGAACTGGGGCCGGGACGACGATCATTGAGTCGACAACGGCCTCCTTTGAAAACCTGATCGAATTCAAGGGCGAACTTTACTACTTTCGGATCGCTGGAGACAATCCAAGTTACGACCTCTGGAAATCGAACGGGACAGAGGAAGGAACGGTATCCGTGTTTGATTTTTCCACAAGCAATCCCCCCATTTCCATTGTTGAAATTGCCGTCGTAGGGGATTTGTTCTATTTCAATGTGGATGACGGAGTTCACGGTCAAGAGTTATGGGTCTCCAACGGAACTGCGGAAGGAACCCACCTGGTTGCTGACATCAATCCGGGATCAACTGGAACCGAAATCTATGATCTGACGGCGACCGATCATTATCTCTTTTTTAGCGCCAACGATGGTGTTCATGGCAACGAATTGTGGCGAACCGACGGAACCCCTGAAGGGACTAAGAGACTCACCGATCTCTTCCCAGATGACAGATCCCAGAGGGCCTACAATCCGATCGCCAGCGGCGATGTCGTTTATTTCGTCGGCTTCGATGGCTTCATTCGAGTGGCCGATGGGGACACCGGAGAAACGTCCCTGCTCTATCGCAGCACCGTTGACGACGACGTGCCTGTGCAGGGTCGAAATCTGAGCAATATTGATGGACAGATTTACTATCAAGACGCGAACCAACTTTGGACCACTGACGGTACGCCGTCCGGAACAAGAGCGATCTCGGGCGCCTTCGGGGACGGTGGCGGCAACTTGGTTGCTATAGCGAAGCTCAACGGCGAGCTCTACGTTTCCGTTGATTCATACGATATCGGAGGGAGCAACAAGCTTTGGAAAGTTAGCGAATCGACCAGCGATACGACCCTCCTCGCCTCCTTTCAATCAGGGACTGTCACTCAGGCCCTTGCGATAGCAAACGAAGGGGCACTCTACTTTCGCGGCTATGATCCCACGCTCGGATTTCAAACTTGGCGTACGGATGGAACGCCGGAGGGAACAACCCGCATTAACAGTTTTCTGGCGCTAGAAAGCGGAACGCCGCTCCCAATCGAAGGCCCAGATGGAACGCTAATCATGGGCATCGAGACCGCGCAGTTCGATCGCGAACCATACGTCGTCCAGCTCGATACGCCGCCGGTAATCACGCTCCAACCGATTCAGCTCAGTGAAGACGGGCAAAGCATCCTGCTCAGCGCGTTGGGAACCTATGATCTGCTGGACTCATTGAGTGAGTTGCAATTCGATTGGGACCTGGACGGCGACGGTCGCTACGACAATGCAAGCGGACTGCTCTCGTCGATTTCGCTGACCGAGTTAGCGACGCTAGGAGTCGCGAATATCTCGCTGCGCGTCATCGATACGGATGGTCAAATCGCGACCCGCTCGCTGGTACTCGATTCAGCGATCCCGATCATCTCGGTTGACGATAGCGACGGCATAATCGTGAACGAAGGTTCCACCGCCGAGAATGGCGGACGTTTTGGCCATGCTCTTGGCGGCGACGTCGAACTAACGGCGTCTGTCGGCGTCGTCACAGACAACAAAGACGGCACGTGGAGTTGGAGCTATACGACGCTCGACGGCCCGGATGATACGCAGACAGTGACGATTAATGCAGTCGACGGGGGTCATCAATCGAGCATCAGCTTTGCGCTCGTCGTCCATAACCAAGCTCCAAGCGTCACCAATCTCCAGCCCAACGTCACCGTGATGCAAGGAATGGTCGCGGTTACTAGTGGGACCTATAGCGATGTCGCGGCCGATACCGTTTTCGGGACCGCTTCGATTGGCGACATTGTTATCCACGATGACGGAACGTGGAGTTGGAGTTTCGACACTTCACAAATAGAACCCGGTTCTGATAGGGTCCATGTACGTCTTTACGACGAGCAGAACTCCGGCTCCGAGTTTTCCTTTTCGCTGATTGTCGATCCCGTTTCGCCAGTGATCGAAGTTAACAACTTGTCACTTCAGTTCGTCGCTGGATCGACTGCATCTAATTCTGGAACGTTCTATAGTCCCAACGGACAATTTGCGTATCTCTCTGCGTCCCAGGGAACGGTCATCGACAAAGGAGACGGAACCTGGTTTTGGGCGTGGCATGACGTTCCTCAACAGCCGGTGCAAACAATCACGATCACGGTGCAGTACGGCGACGGCAGCAGTGGATTCACGACATTCGATTTGGCCGTAAGCGCGAAATCAGACGCCTATCTGATCAAAGATCTGCTGGACCACGGCAGCTTCCCGAACTCCCAACCAGAGGATTTCATTCGACTAGGCGACGCTGTTTATTTCATCGCGAATAATAATAACAACGAAGTCGGACTCTGGCGGACGGATGGGACAGAGGAAGGAACTCTCTTTATTCACTCAACGGGACGACTCAGCAGTTCAAACGTGAACTATGAATCAATTCTGAACGTCAATGGGATTTTATACTTCGTCACTTTTGAACAAGGCGTCACCACTCTCTGGATATCTGATGGAACGACCGAGGGAACCCGTTCGATCGCGGAGTTCGATTCTCCCATCAACTACTTAACCGTGGTCAACGGCGAAGTTTTTTTTGCCGCCGATGACGGCCTCCATGGCTTCGAATTATGGAAATCGAATGGAACGGATGTAGGAACCGTGATGGTCGCCGATATCAATCCGTACGGCAGTTCGAATCTCTTCCAACTTGCCGCGGTTAACGGCGTGCTTGTTTTTACCGCCGAGAATGGCGTCCATGGGAAACAAATTTGGAAATCGGATGGTTCATCCGCCGGCACCATGCCGTTGACCGAACTCGAGTCGGAAATCTCGCTTGATTTTCCTGTCAATGTTGACGGAATCCTTTATTTTCCAACATTAGGCAGCTCGCATGGCTATGAACTTTGGAAGAGCGATGGAACTGCGGAGGGAACCGGACTGGCTTTCGATATCGTTCCCGGTGAAGAACCGTCGCATCCCAATCGGCTCCGGTCGATCGACGGCACGTTTTATTTTCAAGCAACGACTCCGGAGCACGGCACGCAGTTGTGGAAGCTGAACCCTGCGTCAGGACAAGTCGTTCGCTTGACGGACTTTGCGGCGACGCCCGATGAACGCATCTATCCGTTGGTTAGCTTTCAAGGAGATGTCTACTTCTTTCGCGAATTCTACGATGCGTCGACGAAGCAGTTTTATCGACCGACGGAGCTTTGGAAGATCAGCGGTGCAACCGGCGCTGCGACCGTTGTGGCGCAAGTGTCGTCAGGAGGTTTACCGCTGCGATACAACGTACCCTATGAGCTGGACGGCAAGCTCTACTTTCATGGCTACGATGAAGTCGCAGGCTCCGAATTGTGGATGACCGACGGAACGCCGGAAGGAACCGTTCAAATAACCGATCTGGCCCAATCCGGCTTGATTCGTCGATTCATTCACTTTGAAGACAAATTCATCTTTGCGGCGTCGGAGGGTTATCGAGGAGTCGAACCGTACGCCTTCAACTTGACATCGGGTCCGGTTGCAAAAATCGCCGATCCTCGCGGTAGCGATAATCGTCAAAACATCCTTCTCAGCGCCTTCGGATCGTATGACTTTCAAGATCCGGTTGCCGATCTGCAGTTCGCCTGGGATTTGGATGGCGACGGCATTTATGATGACGCGGTTGGGATAAATCCATCCTTGTCAATCGCCGAGTGGGAGTTGCCCCCTTCCTGGTGGATCGGTTTGCTGGTGACCAATAGTCGGGGGATTTCGGCAACTGCAGCCCAAGTTGTCGATACGCAATCTCCCTACGTGTCGGTCGATCAAATCCAAGTGCAAGTAAATCTGAACGAGTCAGTCATCAACAGCGGCGAATTTGGAAGTCTCCAGGGGGAATCCGTAACGCTTAGCGCTTCCCTCGGCGATGTCGTCGACAATGGCGACGGCACATGGAGTTGGAGTTATACAGCGCCCACATCAGGCCCTTCTCGACACCATACCGTTGTCATTACAGCCGACGACGGATTCGAACAAAGTCAGATCACCTTTGATCTGTTCGAGCAGAATCCGCGCCCAGTGATTGAGATTATCGACGGCTCTCATTTCGTACTTCAAGGCGATACGGCGATCGCATCCGGAACCTATTCCGATGCGTCCGCTGCTGTCATTTCGATGACTGCGTCGATCGGAGATCTTGTCGATCATGGCGACGGCACTTGGAGCTGGAGTTATGTTGTCCCGCTGGACGCAGTCGGAACCGTCCTGGTAAGGTTCTCGGCTTCGGACGCTGATGGTGCGACAACGACCCGTTTCTTTTCACCCCACGTAACTCCCATCTCGGCTGCATACATCACGATCAACAACTCTCCAGCAGCAACGGATGAATCCGGCGAAGTGCAGATATTGCCCGCTGATTTGATACAGATCAGCGAATGGGATTCCTTCACGGTCAACGTCTGGGTTCGTCGCGATGAATCGCGTACAGACCAACTGACGAATGTCTCGATGAACCTTCATTACAACAACGCGCGGTTTCAGCTCGACAGCTTTACGCCTAGTAGCGGTGTCGGTCTACTCGAAGTCAGCGATACCAGCGATATGCTCGAAATCAACGCCAATCAATTCGACCTCGGCGACGACCTTGTGGGGGAACTACTGCTGATTGGCAGCTTCCGTTTTCGGCCAGGTCCAGAATCGGCTATTGCGAATGACATCGAAGGCAATTACCCAGAGTCGTTCGACCTGGAGTTCTCGCTCACCGATGTGCAAACCAAGACCGATATTTTTGGCGAAGTCCCCGGCCAACAAGTCGGAGCCCCAACGACGCAACTGCAAGTCGTCCCCTACGACGTCGACGATGACGGCAGCGTCTCGTTGATCGACCTGACCTACTTGATTCGCAAAATTGGTACGCCGGTCGCAACGGATCCCAAAGCGTACAAGTTCGATTTTGATCGTAATGGCGCCGTCTCGTTAGTCGATTTGACCTACTTGATTCGCAACATCGGGAAAAACGCTTACAACGGCGGCCAGATCCAGTTCCCTAAGTACTATCAGCCCCCGGTGTCGCCGCTTGAAACCGAAGCGCTCGTCGCCCAAACGGAGTCCGTCACACCCGCAGCATCCAGCAGCTTGCTGGAAGCCGAGGAAATCCCTCCCAGCGAACCGGTCAGTCCGCCGCCCAACAACGAAGAGGCCAACCTCGATGCTGCGTTTGGCACGCTTGGCTCTTTGATCGATTGCTGGGAATCGTCAACGGACGACAATGAGGTACAAGAGAACTTCGAACAGGCGATCTCGTTCGCCCACACCCAATGGCGCCCCGACTATGTGCCTGATTGGGTGCTGCAAGAATCAGCGGTCGCCGATTGCGTCGTCGAACACGCGGTGGAATTGATCGAAGAACTGGCAGAAGAATTTCCGCGGCTCGATCAGTTTTTCGATCGGTTAAAGAGCCGATTTGAGGATCGCTAA
- a CDS encoding dihydroorotase, which yields MKTLIKNATVMLPDGPSKTSVLLDGATIVEIDPAETVEADETVYAYGMHLLPGVIDAHVHMRDPGGTDKEDLRTGSMAAAKGGVTTILDMPNTSPGTVSQKLLEEKLTLASVKSIVNYGFFIGATLDNIGELKKAKRTPGIKIYMGSTTGDLFLKDPAMLEAIFAETKLPIAVHAEDENIITKNFEEFGLTRNVVDHSRIRTPEAEASAVRKAVALAKEYKHRLHLCHMSSALALAEFEDHADLVTAEVTPHHLLLNESDYMNLGTLAQMNPALKSAADNAALLQALLDDQIQIVATDHAPHRYEDKCQRYPDSPSGVPGVETSLPLMLDLVAKEKCTLEDVVHWMCEGPALVWDIMEKGRIEVGYDADLVLVDMNKTMAIRGPHMQTKCRWTPFEGREVTGWPVRTWVCGKEVYREGEFDVSRPGIEVMFEHSRGGYWAGIDG from the coding sequence ATGAAAACGCTGATTAAGAACGCCACTGTGATGCTTCCCGATGGTCCGTCGAAAACGTCGGTCTTGTTGGATGGGGCGACCATCGTTGAGATCGATCCGGCCGAAACGGTCGAAGCGGATGAAACCGTCTACGCCTACGGCATGCATCTGCTGCCGGGCGTGATCGACGCCCATGTTCACATGCGCGATCCCGGCGGCACCGATAAAGAAGACCTGCGCACCGGCAGCATGGCGGCGGCCAAAGGGGGCGTGACGACCATTCTGGACATGCCCAACACCAGTCCGGGCACGGTTTCGCAAAAGCTGCTGGAAGAAAAGCTGACGCTGGCTTCGGTCAAGAGCATCGTCAATTACGGCTTTTTCATCGGCGCTACGCTCGACAACATCGGCGAGTTGAAAAAGGCGAAGCGGACTCCCGGCATCAAGATCTACATGGGAAGCACCACCGGCGATCTCTTCTTGAAAGATCCGGCGATGCTGGAAGCGATCTTCGCCGAGACGAAGTTGCCGATCGCCGTCCATGCCGAAGACGAAAACATCATCACGAAGAACTTTGAAGAGTTCGGGCTGACCCGCAATGTGGTCGATCACTCGCGGATTCGCACTCCAGAGGCCGAAGCGTCGGCGGTTCGCAAAGCGGTCGCGCTGGCGAAAGAGTACAAGCACCGGCTCCATCTTTGTCATATGTCGTCGGCGTTGGCTTTGGCCGAGTTTGAAGACCACGCCGACCTGGTGACCGCCGAAGTGACGCCGCATCACCTGCTGCTGAACGAATCAGACTATATGAATCTGGGAACGCTAGCCCAGATGAACCCGGCCCTCAAATCGGCGGCGGATAACGCGGCTCTGTTGCAAGCGCTGTTGGACGATCAAATTCAGATTGTCGCGACCGACCACGCGCCGCATCGTTACGAAGACAAGTGCCAGCGTTATCCGGATAGCCCGTCCGGCGTTCCCGGCGTCGAAACGTCGTTGCCGCTAATGTTGGATCTGGTTGCGAAAGAAAAATGCACGCTGGAAGATGTGGTTCACTGGATGTGCGAAGGCCCGGCGCTGGTCTGGGACATCATGGAAAAAGGCCGCATCGAAGTGGGCTATGACGCCGACCTGGTCTTGGTCGACATGAACAAGACGATGGCGATTCGTGGACCGCACATGCAGACCAAGTGCCGGTGGACCCCGTTTGAAGGTCGCGAAGTAACCGGCTGGCCGGTGCGTACCTGGGTTTGCGGGAAAGAAGTCTATCGCGAAGGGGAGTTCGACGTCTCGCGCCCCGGCATCGAAGTGATGTTCGAGCACTCGCGCGGCGGCTATTGGGCCGGCATCGACGGCTAA
- a CDS encoding SPOR domain-containing protein, translated as MRWLLFGMLLLVLGCGSSEQPAATAQVAPAQSPTAEKPVETPKPTEPVKRAKMEPVKKEDDGSVAVLNQFMNNDGAAERFRAAPTDPYVEFTIDPAKLAANGLRQLQGKHLTLVTDLPSSPEVDELPEVFDAVFPLWCDYFQIDPAKYADWRVKACLMSREAPFIAAELVPANLPKFLHGYSRGDAFWLRDQPSSQYRRHLLLHEGTHALMERMFGGGGPPWYSEGIAEYFGTHYWRDGKLTVGVIPASKEEMPMWGRIKIIRDDFAASQGKTLDDVMNYPADAHLQNNPYGWCWGAVNYLENDPRTHDQFRKLQEYVRLGYDMNRRFKESLGDQWPLIDEGWQMFVANADYGYDFPRNQIVYAPGKPLSGDTATAFIQSNRGWQSTGILLEVGKTYEIVAQGRYLLKQNPEWPSEPNGITLHYFNGRPLGELLCGLRPDDWNGPAASPLTMYETVGNHRTLTPPLTATLYMKVNDNPGQLADNIGEVEIHVREQSK; from the coding sequence ATGCGATGGTTGCTGTTTGGCATGCTGCTATTAGTGCTCGGCTGCGGATCAAGCGAGCAACCGGCTGCCACGGCGCAAGTCGCACCGGCGCAGTCGCCCACCGCAGAAAAGCCTGTCGAAACGCCGAAGCCAACGGAGCCGGTGAAACGGGCGAAGATGGAGCCTGTGAAAAAAGAGGATGACGGCTCGGTCGCGGTGTTGAACCAGTTCATGAATAACGACGGCGCCGCCGAGCGCTTTCGCGCGGCGCCGACCGATCCGTATGTCGAATTCACCATTGATCCGGCAAAACTGGCCGCCAATGGTCTACGACAGTTGCAAGGGAAGCACCTAACCCTGGTGACCGACTTGCCCTCGTCGCCGGAAGTGGACGAATTGCCAGAAGTGTTTGACGCGGTGTTTCCTCTCTGGTGCGACTACTTCCAAATCGATCCCGCAAAGTACGCCGATTGGCGCGTGAAGGCTTGCTTGATGTCGCGCGAAGCGCCGTTTATTGCGGCCGAACTCGTCCCGGCCAATTTACCCAAATTTTTGCACGGCTATTCGCGCGGCGATGCGTTCTGGCTACGCGATCAACCGAGCTCCCAATATCGACGACATCTGCTGCTGCACGAGGGAACGCACGCGCTGATGGAACGCATGTTCGGCGGCGGAGGGCCACCCTGGTACTCAGAAGGGATTGCAGAGTATTTCGGCACCCACTATTGGCGCGACGGCAAGCTGACAGTCGGCGTTATTCCGGCTTCCAAAGAAGAGATGCCGATGTGGGGACGGATTAAAATCATCCGCGATGACTTCGCAGCGAGCCAGGGGAAAACGCTAGACGACGTGATGAACTATCCGGCCGACGCTCACTTGCAAAACAACCCTTACGGCTGGTGCTGGGGCGCGGTGAACTATTTAGAAAACGATCCGCGCACGCATGATCAGTTCCGCAAGCTGCAGGAATATGTCCGGCTCGGCTATGACATGAACCGCCGGTTCAAAGAATCGCTCGGCGACCAATGGCCGCTGATCGACGAAGGTTGGCAGATGTTTGTCGCCAACGCCGACTATGGCTATGACTTTCCTCGCAACCAAATTGTCTACGCGCCCGGCAAGCCCTTGTCTGGAGACACTGCGACGGCGTTCATTCAGTCCAATCGCGGTTGGCAATCGACCGGTATTCTGCTGGAAGTTGGCAAAACTTACGAGATCGTCGCCCAAGGGCGATACCTGCTGAAACAAAACCCGGAGTGGCCCAGCGAACCGAACGGGATCACGCTCCACTATTTCAACGGTCGGCCGCTAGGAGAGTTGCTGTGCGGGCTCCGCCCTGACGACTGGAACGGCCCCGCCGCTTCGCCGCTGACGATGTACGAGACCGTCGGCAATCACCGCACGTTGACCCCACCGCTGACGGCGACGTTGTACATGAAAGTGAACGATAATCCGGGTCAACTGGCGGATAATATCGGAGAGGTCGAAATCCACGTACGCGAGCAATCGAAGTAA
- a CDS encoding extracellular solute-binding protein — translation MSREKRKAESGERGTIFTPIAGSAVSFVGWAALAILLVGCRFGSDNEAVVYVALDREFSEPHFLAFEAATGVHIAAKYDTEANKTVGLTAALMAEQERPRCDVFWNNEVLNTLRLEKAGLLQAYVPANAADFPAEFRAPDGTWHGFASRARVLLVNTDLLNEGERPDSIRDLVDPKWQGKCGFAKPLFGTTATHAAVLFSVWNDAEAKAFFTQLKENARMFPGNKQVAVAVGNGQIAFGLTDTDDAMGELRSGSPVAIVYPDQGVGELGTLYIPNTLAILRDCPHPEKAQQLVDYLLQPAVETALAAGPSAQIPLNTKVNAPAQVETPQTKRAMQVDFHAAADKWEAAANFLTPLFLSQ, via the coding sequence ATGAGCCGAGAAAAGCGGAAAGCGGAAAGCGGAGAGCGGGGGACGATCTTCACCCCCATCGCAGGAAGCGCGGTAAGCTTTGTCGGCTGGGCGGCGCTGGCGATATTGCTTGTCGGCTGTCGGTTTGGATCAGACAACGAAGCGGTGGTTTACGTCGCGCTGGACCGTGAATTCTCGGAGCCCCATTTTCTCGCCTTCGAAGCAGCGACAGGCGTTCACATCGCCGCTAAGTATGATACCGAAGCGAACAAGACGGTCGGCCTGACGGCGGCGCTGATGGCCGAGCAAGAGCGTCCTCGCTGTGATGTTTTTTGGAACAACGAAGTTCTAAATACTCTTCGGCTAGAGAAGGCGGGTTTGCTGCAAGCGTATGTGCCTGCGAACGCCGCTGATTTTCCGGCCGAGTTTCGTGCTCCCGACGGAACCTGGCACGGCTTCGCTAGTCGAGCTCGAGTACTACTCGTGAATACCGACCTATTGAACGAGGGAGAACGTCCTGATTCGATTCGTGACCTGGTCGATCCAAAGTGGCAGGGGAAGTGCGGTTTCGCCAAGCCGCTGTTCGGAACAACCGCGACGCACGCGGCGGTCCTCTTTTCGGTTTGGAACGACGCCGAAGCGAAGGCCTTTTTCACGCAGCTGAAAGAGAACGCGCGGATGTTTCCCGGCAATAAGCAAGTCGCCGTTGCCGTTGGCAATGGACAAATTGCGTTTGGTCTAACCGACACCGACGATGCGATGGGAGAACTGCGCAGTGGTTCGCCGGTGGCGATCGTCTATCCCGATCAAGGGGTAGGGGAGTTGGGAACGCTTTACATACCGAACACGTTGGCGATCTTACGAGATTGTCCGCATCCCGAAAAAGCTCAGCAGCTGGTCGACTATTTGCTGCAACCAGCGGTCGAAACGGCGTTGGCGGCGGGGCCGAGCGCCCAGATCCCGCTAAATACCAAAGTCAATGCGCCGGCGCAAGTCGAGACGCCGCAGACCAAGCGAGCGATGCAGGTTGATTTTCACGCGGCGGCCGATAAGTGGGAGGCGGCCGCTAATTTTCTGACCCCACTTTTCCTGAGCCAATAA